From one Candidatus Methylacidiphilales bacterium genomic stretch:
- a CDS encoding VOC family protein, producing the protein MNIKSLAHVCIKTTDLDATTDFYCGALGMKKFFDFTRKEKTIGFYMKASNDTFIEVFLADEVEKPGKQVLNHFCLETDSIEGLRTTLIERGYSPGEIKMGADNTPQFWMKDPNGLDLELQQYTDKSAQITGQAVEVDW; encoded by the coding sequence ATCAAATCGCTAGCGCATGTTTGCATCAAGACAACCGACCTGGACGCCACCACGGACTTTTACTGCGGCGCGCTGGGCATGAAAAAGTTTTTCGATTTCACAAGGAAGGAAAAGACCATCGGCTTTTACATGAAAGCGTCGAACGACACCTTTATTGAGGTGTTCCTCGCGGATGAAGTGGAAAAGCCGGGCAAGCAGGTCCTCAATCATTTCTGCCTGGAAACGGATTCCATCGAGGGCCTCAGAACAACGCTCATCGAACGCGGTTATTCTCCCGGCGAAATCAAGATGGGCGCGGACAACACCCCCCAGTTTTGGATGAAGGACCCGAATGGATTGGACCTCGAGTTACAGCAATACACGGACAAGAGTGCGCAAATCACCGGTCAGGCCGTGGAAGTGGATTGGTAA